The following proteins are encoded in a genomic region of Bernardetia sp. MNP-M8:
- a CDS encoding DUF6314 family protein, whose translation MSIKSIKEIFNSLEGNWLFDRKLKNLTTSTLDFANGKASFTFLDRTDYNSLYYEETGVLSLSNSSKKINFTRKYIYQLEDDTIHILLNDGVTKGELFQSLVPLDDGNSFVGTEHVCRLDLHNGKYFFKNESSFDTEYTVKGSNSNLEIKSVYTKIEN comes from the coding sequence ATGTCAATTAAATCTATAAAAGAAATCTTCAATAGCTTAGAAGGAAATTGGTTGTTTGATAGAAAATTAAAAAATCTTACAACAAGTACCCTAGATTTTGCTAACGGAAAAGCATCGTTTACTTTTTTAGATAGAACTGACTATAACTCTTTGTATTATGAAGAAACAGGAGTTCTTTCTTTATCCAATAGTTCTAAAAAGATAAATTTCACAAGGAAATATATTTATCAACTTGAAGATGATACCATTCATATTTTACTAAATGATGGCGTAACGAAAGGAGAATTATTTCAAAGTCTTGTTCCATTAGATGATGGAAATAGCTTTGTAGGAACTGAACATGTTTGTAGATTAGATTTACACAATGGGAAATATTTTTTTAAAAATGAATCCTCATTTGATACTGAGTATACTGTAAAAGGTTCAAATTCAAATCTAGAAATAAAATCTGTTTACACTAAAATAGAAAATTAA
- a CDS encoding flavin reductase family protein, whose amino-acid sequence MSDFNSYLPSDLPVPAFHGLLLGAISPRPIAFASTIDKDGNVNLSPFSFFNVFGANPPTLIFSPARRVRDNTIKHTLENVKEVGEVVINMVSYAMVEQMSLSSTEYDKGVNEFTKSGFTPIASDTIAPPRVLESPAQFECVVKEIIETGTEGGAGNLIICEVKKMHINKAVLDKEGKIDPHLIDLVARMGGNYYARASGDAVFEVAKPLSTKGIGVDALPDAIKNSNFLSGNTLGKLGNVEVLPTIEEIEEKEFADLTEEEKEMVRSVFPNEEAQHKTAEEYAQKGEVMKAWAVLLQSV is encoded by the coding sequence ATGTCTGATTTCAATTCTTATCTTCCTTCTGATTTACCTGTTCCAGCTTTTCACGGCTTACTTTTGGGCGCAATTTCGCCTCGTCCGATTGCCTTTGCCAGTACGATAGACAAAGACGGAAATGTCAATCTTTCTCCTTTTAGTTTCTTTAATGTCTTTGGTGCAAATCCTCCTACGCTTATTTTTTCCCCTGCTAGGAGAGTGAGAGATAATACTATAAAACATACTTTAGAAAATGTAAAAGAGGTCGGAGAAGTCGTTATTAATATGGTTTCGTATGCGATGGTAGAACAGATGTCGCTTTCAAGCACAGAATACGATAAAGGAGTAAACGAATTTACTAAATCTGGCTTTACACCGATTGCATCTGATACAATCGCTCCACCTCGTGTTTTGGAATCTCCTGCACAATTTGAGTGCGTAGTAAAAGAGATTATCGAAACAGGAACAGAAGGAGGCGCAGGAAATTTGATTATTTGTGAAGTAAAGAAAATGCACATCAATAAAGCTGTTTTGGATAAAGAGGGAAAAATTGATCCACACCTTATAGATTTAGTTGCTCGTATGGGAGGAAATTATTATGCTAGAGCGAGTGGAGACGCTGTTTTTGAGGTAGCCAAACCATTATCTACAAAAGGAATTGGTGTTGATGCGCTTCCTGATGCCATAAAAAACAGTAATTTTTTATCTGGAAATACTTTAGGAAAACTAGGAAATGTAGAAGTGCTTCCAACTATTGAAGAAATAGAAGAGAAAGAATTTGCAGATTTGACCGAAGAAGAAAAAGAAATGGTCAGAAGTGTTTTTCCAAATGAAGAAGCACAACACAAAACGGCAGAAGAATATGCTCAAAAAGGAGAAGTTATGAAAGCATGGGCAGTTCTTTTACAGTCTGTTTAG
- the bioB gene encoding biotin synthase BioB, giving the protein MSETPLDHLIKTNWTRAEIAEIYNTPVLELIYKGASVHRKFHETSEVQVCTLLSVKTGGCPEDCAYCPQAARYHTDVEASRMLKNQEIVEKAKEAKESGSTRFCMGAAWREVRNGREFDRVVDAVKEINGMGLEVCCTLGMLTEEQAQKLKEAGLYAYNHNLDTSEEYYDKIISTRDYSNRLDTLENVRKSGISVCSGGIIGMGEAEEDRIGMLHTLATLPEHPESVPVNALVPVEGTPLEEQEKVSVWEMVRMIATARIIMPKAMVRLSAGRVRMSVEEQALCFLAGANSIFAGDKLLTTPNPDAKTDKELFQILQIKPRQAFKNEENTVKV; this is encoded by the coding sequence ATGTCAGAAACACCATTAGACCACTTAATAAAAACAAATTGGACTCGTGCAGAAATAGCCGAAATTTATAATACACCTGTTTTAGAACTCATTTATAAAGGCGCAAGTGTTCATAGAAAATTCCACGAAACATCAGAAGTACAAGTTTGTACACTTTTATCTGTCAAAACAGGAGGCTGTCCAGAAGATTGTGCTTACTGTCCACAGGCTGCACGTTATCATACCGACGTAGAAGCAAGTAGAATGTTGAAAAATCAAGAAATTGTAGAAAAAGCAAAAGAAGCCAAAGAATCTGGCAGTACACGCTTTTGTATGGGCGCAGCTTGGAGAGAAGTTCGTAACGGAAGAGAATTTGACCGAGTAGTTGATGCTGTAAAAGAAATCAATGGAATGGGTTTAGAAGTCTGTTGTACATTAGGAATGCTTACAGAAGAACAAGCTCAAAAACTAAAAGAAGCTGGACTTTACGCTTATAATCACAACTTAGATACAAGCGAAGAATATTACGACAAAATCATCAGCACGAGAGATTATTCGAATCGTTTGGATACCTTGGAGAATGTTCGTAAGTCGGGTATTTCGGTTTGTTCGGGTGGAATTATCGGAATGGGAGAGGCAGAAGAAGACCGTATCGGAATGCTTCACACACTTGCCACACTTCCAGAACATCCAGAATCTGTTCCTGTAAATGCGCTTGTACCTGTGGAAGGAACGCCTTTGGAAGAACAAGAAAAAGTTTCGGTTTGGGAAATGGTCAGAATGATAGCGACAGCACGTATTATTATGCCTAAAGCAATGGTTCGTCTTTCTGCTGGTCGTGTCAGAATGAGCGTTGAAGAACAGGCTCTTTGTTTCTTGGCTGGTGCAAATTCTATTTTTGCAGGAGATAAACTCTTGACTACTCCAAATCCAGATGCTAAAACAGACAAAGAATTATTCCAAATCTTGCAAATAAAACCTCGTCAGGCATTTAAAAATGAGGAAAATACAGTAAAAGTATAG
- a CDS encoding SulP family inorganic anion transporter, which yields MTQIFQNFTQNFSKTFTQNPKDDILSGLTVALALVPEAIAFAFVAGIDPIIGLYGAFMMGIVTAIFGGRPGMISGATGAMAAVVVSTHLIMKGNEVGATLGMEADYLGVQWLFITLLLVGIFQVLAGVFRLGKFVRLIPHPVMMGFVNGLAIVIFMAQIDFFKETVTVGGTAEKVWLQGNDMYIMIALVALTMGIMFGLPKLTKKVPSALVAIVVVAAITIFGGIEVSTVKSFVIEGSGGKSTGIEGSLPTFQNQIFTLFYTMKEHWTLILSTAFLLAAVGLIESLMTLNLLDEMTETRGSGNRECVAQGTANILNGLFGGMGGCAMIGQSIINVESGGRGRLSGVVAAIALLCFVLFGAPLIEQIPIAALVGVMFMVVIGTFAWSSFRILHKIPVSDAIVLITVSAVTVWQDLAIAVFVGVIMSALVFAWENATRIRARKHIKENGTKVYEIWGPLFFGSTQAFSAKFDPKNDPQKVEIDFIESKVSDHSGIEALRGVANRYLDLGKEVKLTHLSEECITLLLKANPKFEEVIERSIDDPRYYVVSDVMDGVVS from the coding sequence ATGACTCAAATTTTTCAAAACTTTACTCAAAATTTTTCTAAAACCTTTACACAAAATCCCAAAGATGATATCCTTTCAGGACTTACAGTTGCTCTAGCTCTTGTTCCTGAAGCGATTGCTTTTGCTTTTGTAGCAGGAATTGACCCAATAATTGGTTTGTATGGTGCTTTTATGATGGGCATTGTTACAGCGATTTTTGGAGGACGACCAGGGATGATTTCGGGTGCAACAGGTGCGATGGCTGCCGTTGTTGTTAGTACACATTTGATTATGAAAGGAAATGAAGTAGGAGCTACTTTAGGAATGGAAGCTGATTATTTGGGTGTGCAATGGCTCTTTATTACGCTTTTGTTAGTCGGTATATTTCAAGTTTTGGCTGGTGTTTTTCGTTTGGGAAAATTTGTCCGTCTGATTCCTCATCCTGTAATGATGGGTTTTGTTAATGGTCTTGCAATTGTGATTTTTATGGCACAAATAGATTTTTTTAAAGAAACTGTAACAGTTGGAGGTACTGCTGAAAAAGTATGGTTACAAGGAAATGATATGTATATTATGATTGCTCTAGTTGCTCTTACGATGGGAATTATGTTTGGTCTGCCAAAACTAACCAAGAAAGTTCCTTCTGCTTTGGTAGCAATTGTAGTTGTGGCTGCCATTACAATTTTTGGAGGAATAGAAGTAAGTACAGTAAAATCATTTGTAATCGAAGGAAGTGGAGGAAAATCAACAGGAATTGAAGGTTCTTTGCCTACTTTCCAAAACCAGATTTTTACGCTTTTCTATACAATGAAAGAACATTGGACACTTATTTTATCAACTGCTTTTCTTTTGGCTGCTGTTGGACTGATAGAATCATTAATGACATTGAATTTATTAGATGAAATGACTGAAACTAGAGGAAGTGGAAACCGTGAATGTGTTGCTCAAGGAACTGCAAATATTTTGAATGGTCTTTTTGGTGGAATGGGTGGTTGTGCTATGATTGGACAATCAATTATCAATGTTGAGTCTGGTGGTCGTGGTCGTTTATCGGGTGTTGTTGCTGCGATTGCACTTCTTTGTTTTGTGCTTTTTGGTGCGCCACTTATCGAACAAATTCCGATTGCTGCCCTTGTTGGTGTTATGTTTATGGTTGTCATTGGTACTTTTGCTTGGAGTAGTTTCCGTATTTTACACAAGATTCCTGTTTCTGATGCTATTGTTTTGATTACTGTTTCGGCTGTTACGGTGTGGCAAGATTTGGCGATTGCTGTTTTTGTAGGTGTGATTATGTCTGCTTTAGTTTTTGCTTGGGAAAATGCAACTCGTATTCGTGCTAGAAAACACATTAAAGAAAATGGAACAAAAGTATATGAAATTTGGGGCCCTTTATTTTTCGGTTCTACACAGGCTTTTAGTGCTAAATTTGACCCAAAAAATGATCCACAAAAAGTAGAAATAGATTTTATAGAATCAAAAGTAAGCGACCATTCAGGTATTGAAGCATTGAGAGGCGTTGCAAATCGTTATTTAGATTTAGGAAAAGAAGTAAAACTGACGCATTTGAGTGAAGAGTGTATTACACTTTTACTCAAAGCAAATCCAAAATTTGAAGAAGTAATTGAGCGTTCGATTGATGACCCTCGTTATTATGTAGTGAGTGATGTAATGGATGGAGTAGTTTCTTAG
- a CDS encoding IS630 family transposase, giving the protein MNFQLSISERDILKDYRKSSSGKKDYIRCTVLLGLDQGKSAKELSELLGVDLSSVYNYVKSYNSCGLSSFISSNYLGFWGKLDSFDLADLDKELRSHLHKNCQSIAYWIKENLGIDYATKSLPSLMKRLGFSYKKTKTVPAKADKELQTHFIEDIEALIERLDSENAVLLYADAVHPQWNTRSNYAWIPTGEEREIKSSSGRKRINLTGTVNIQNPSDILISESETVDSESVREFLDKVEAAYLDKSKVYMVLDQASYFKSYLVQDWVYGSKIELIYLPAYSPNLNLIERLWKLMRKKIIDYEYYNTFEKFRTNVLAFFEYIVDYKDELETLLAPNFHVQFSKTNFY; this is encoded by the coding sequence ATGAATTTTCAACTTAGTATTTCTGAACGAGATATTTTAAAAGATTATCGTAAAAGTTCTTCAGGAAAGAAGGACTATATTCGTTGTACTGTTCTTTTAGGTCTTGACCAAGGTAAGTCAGCAAAGGAGTTGTCAGAGCTTTTAGGTGTTGATTTAAGTAGTGTTTATAATTATGTAAAAAGTTATAATTCCTGTGGTCTTTCTAGTTTTATTTCTTCTAATTATTTAGGTTTTTGGGGTAAGTTGGATAGTTTTGATTTGGCAGATTTAGATAAAGAACTTCGTTCTCACTTGCATAAAAACTGCCAGTCTATTGCTTATTGGATAAAAGAAAATTTAGGTATTGATTACGCTACTAAAAGTCTTCCTAGTTTGATGAAACGTCTAGGTTTTTCTTATAAAAAGACAAAAACAGTTCCTGCTAAAGCTGATAAAGAACTTCAAACTCACTTTATAGAAGATATAGAGGCTTTGATAGAGCGTTTAGATTCAGAAAATGCTGTTCTACTCTACGCAGATGCTGTTCATCCTCAATGGAATACCCGAAGTAATTATGCTTGGATTCCAACAGGAGAGGAAAGAGAAATTAAAAGTAGTAGTGGTAGAAAGCGCATAAATTTGACAGGTACAGTAAACATTCAAAATCCAAGCGATATACTCATTAGTGAATCAGAAACAGTTGATTCAGAGAGTGTAAGAGAATTTTTAGATAAAGTAGAAGCAGCGTATTTAGATAAAAGCAAGGTGTATATGGTCTTAGACCAAGCCTCCTATTTCAAATCTTATTTGGTGCAAGACTGGGTATATGGCTCTAAAATAGAACTCATTTACTTGCCTGCCTACTCGCCTAATTTAAACTTAATTGAAAGACTTTGGAAGTTGATGAGAAAGAAAATAATTGATTATGAATACTACAATACATTTGAAAAATTTAGGACTAACGTCCTTGCATTTTTTGAATATATCGTTGATTATAAAGATGAGCTAGAAACACTTTTAGCCCCTAATTTTCACGTCCAATTTTCGAAAACCAATTTCTATTGA
- a CDS encoding leucine-rich repeat domain-containing protein, with the protein MSKIAERLIAENLETKNLYLDLGNCGLDGTEDIYAPLSEATHLRTLVFSNEWEEWDKEEKVYVTKKSNNKERGNRILYIPTSLPSCIEKLIIRGNWNKKYSFKNISVLSELKNLTTLSLDSSQISDIFVLSELKNLTSLSINSDQISDISVLLELKNLTNLSINSDQISDISVLSELKKLTSLNLNSDEISDISVLSELKKLTSLNLNSSQISNISVLSELKKLTDLSLHSNQISDISVLSELKNLIDLSLHSNQISDISVLSELNNLTDLSFSSHQITDISFLSKLNNLTNLSINSSQISDISVLLELKNLTSLKLNSHQISDISVLSELKNLTDLSLDSHQINDISVLSELKNLTDLSLDSHQINDISVLSELKNLTDLRLDSHQISDISVLSELKNLTDLRLDSHQISDISVLSELKNLTDLRLDSHQINDISVLSELKNLTDLSLYSHQINDISVLSELKNLTDLSLYSHQINDISVLSKLKNLTDLSLYSHQISDISVLSKLKNLTDLSLYSHQISDISVLSELKNLTDLSINSDEISDISVLSELKNLTSLSINSEKISDISVLSELKNLTSLSIYSDGLSDISVLSELKNLTSLSIYSDGLSDISVLSELKNLNFLSLFSYQINDISILSQLRKLTYLSIIYANQISDISVLSELKNLTDLSLDNSQISDISVLSELKKLTDLSLDDSQISDISVLSELKNLTSLSFDNSQISDISVLSELKNLTSLSIYSNEISDVSVLSELKNLTYLRMYSDEISDISVLSELKNLTSLSIDSNEISDISVLSELKNLTTLRLNSNEISNISVLSELKNLTTLRLNSNEISNISVLSKLKNLTDLSLNDSQISDISVLSDLKNLTDLSFNDSQISDISVLPELKNLTRVMCANGNLKDGEQIENLLKKINLYELKLYGNPINYLPKNLLGESEFSNCLEDLRNYYNNQDFVPNNEIKVVLLGNGMVGKSTLLKRLLKPNEDWEEVKIKLSKRTEGIEIEEILFQLNDDTNLRLNIWDFGGQEVYHGTHRLFLDKDAVYIIVWALETDERKYEIRQPLQYWLDYVQDLSIDSPIILVNSQSDKNNENHEEQIREQQQISWNEKYKHNVVNHYLPISAYKNTGFEELKGAIKKAIDGKLKDNVQAKIPKNWASIRQILRERRHENEITHKDYLLVCKEYEVSNSEANTILTFLYRTGFLYYQKQLSQNIILNQKWAIEGIYEVLKPKSIAYFAKGKVSLLSLTDFWTDKGYSQKEIDTFIGFMISSEICFCQEQENYKELSNPTFIVPHYLSTPEYTYTDWSDSSSLHLIYKPQFFHKGIAERFLSRLGRLSTKQVVWKDGMRMESSQFLGKALVKFDRDKKEVYIRTTSHKLLDAIIKELDNILDEKVHTTPSGDVTLFYSIDGNDFVNKDDILKLSRLGASLVDSREGNEIEISLLKNKYNFDVKIILMSNTGMGKSTIVEHLLKSDEKSKSIEKKIDLKLEEIDKKQEESTLKKEAENKINPSPPQDDSEIGKQKQLIDNQNNIISNIEICILHEQEVMKNRDSSAIDMKRAEEEIELYEELLDKAKTKLQTLEEKLPFLQNTNSTEMEMQNTPLKIFISYCSRDRDLRETFVDYLKIQLPSCTNKYEVWTDEGINVGEDWDKQIQNALKESKIAILLISTAFLGSKYCIVDEFEKMLIKRREEGYIIVPVLIRECRAFKNEELKKMQFFKTYKSEYDVTNVNERNDFMPLEELVDIANPSERLLNKYFMKLTDKLDEVVNKVYE; encoded by the coding sequence ATGAGTAAAATTGCAGAAAGACTGATTGCTGAAAATTTAGAAACTAAAAACCTTTATTTGGATTTAGGTAATTGTGGTTTAGATGGAACAGAAGATATTTATGCTCCTCTATCAGAAGCAACCCATTTACGAACTCTAGTTTTTTCTAATGAGTGGGAAGAGTGGGATAAAGAGGAAAAGGTTTACGTGACAAAAAAAAGTAATAATAAAGAAAGAGGAAATAGAATATTATATATTCCAACTTCTTTGCCTTCTTGTATAGAAAAACTGATTATAAGAGGTAATTGGAATAAAAAATATAGTTTCAAAAATATATCAGTTTTATCAGAGCTAAAAAACTTAACTACTTTAAGTCTTGATAGTAGTCAAATCAGTGATATATTTGTTTTATCAGAGTTAAAAAATCTTACTTCTTTAAGTATTAATAGTGATCAAATCAGTGATATATCTGTTTTGTTAGAGTTAAAAAACCTGACTAATTTAAGTATTAATAGTGATCAAATCAGTGATATATCTGTTTTGTCAGAGTTAAAAAAACTGACTTCTTTAAATCTTAATAGTGATGAAATCAGTGATATATCCGTTTTATCAGAGTTAAAAAAACTGACTTCTTTAAATCTTAACAGTAGCCAAATTAGTAACATATCTGTTTTATCAGAGTTAAAAAAACTGACTGATTTAAGTCTTCATAGTAATCAAATCAGTGATATATCTGTTTTGTCAGAGTTAAAAAACCTTATTGATTTAAGTCTTCATAGTAATCAAATCAGTGATATATCTGTTTTATCAGAACTAAATAATCTGACTGATTTAAGTTTTTCTAGTCATCAAATAACTGATATATCCTTTTTATCCAAGCTAAATAATCTGACTAATTTAAGTATTAATAGTAGTCAAATCAGTGATATATCTGTTTTGTTAGAGTTAAAAAACCTGACATCTTTAAAACTTAATAGTCATCAAATCAGTGATATATCTGTTTTGTCAGAATTAAAAAACCTGACTGATTTAAGTCTTGACAGTCATCAAATCAATGATATATCTGTTTTGTCAGAATTAAAAAACCTGACTGATTTAAGTCTTGATAGTCATCAAATCAATGATATATCTGTTTTGTCAGAGTTAAAAAACCTGACTGATTTAAGACTTGATAGTCATCAAATCAGTGATATATCTGTTTTGTCAGAATTAAAAAACCTGACTGATTTAAGACTTGATAGTCATCAAATCAGTGATATATCTGTTTTGTCAGAGTTAAAAAACCTGACTGATTTAAGACTTGATAGTCATCAAATCAATGATATATCTGTTTTGTCAGAGTTAAAAAACCTGACTGATTTAAGTCTTTATAGCCATCAAATCAATGATATATCTGTTTTGTCAGAGTTAAAAAACCTGACTGATTTAAGTCTTTATAGCCATCAAATCAATGATATATCTGTTTTGTCAAAGTTAAAAAACCTAACTGATTTAAGTCTTTATAGCCATCAAATCAGTGATATATCTGTTTTGTCAAAGTTAAAAAACCTGACTGATTTAAGTCTTTATAGCCATCAAATCAGTGATATATCTGTTTTGTCAGAGTTAAAAAACCTGACTGATTTAAGTATTAATAGTGATGAAATCAGTGATATATCCGTTTTATCAGAGTTAAAAAACCTAACTTCTTTAAGTATTAATAGTGAAAAAATCAGTGATATATCCGTTTTATCAGAGTTAAAAAACCTAACTTCTTTAAGTATTTATAGTGATGGACTCAGTGATATATCCGTTTTATCAGAGTTAAAAAACCTAACTTCTTTAAGTATTTATAGTGATGGACTCAGTGATATATCCGTATTATCAGAGCTGAAAAATCTGAATTTCTTAAGCCTTTTTAGTTATCAAATCAATGATATATCCATATTATCACAGCTAAGAAAACTAACATATTTAAGCATTATTTATGCTAATCAAATTAGTGATATATCTGTTTTATCAGAGTTAAAAAACCTGACTGATTTAAGTCTTGATAATAGTCAAATTAGTGATATATCCGTTTTGTCAGAACTAAAAAAACTGACTGATTTAAGTCTTGATGATAGTCAAATTAGTGATATATCCGTTTTGTCAGAACTAAAAAACTTAACATCTTTAAGTTTTGATAATAGTCAAATTAGTGATATATCCGTTTTATCAGAGCTAAAAAACCTGACTTCTTTAAGTATTTACAGCAATGAAATCAGTGATGTATCCGTTTTATCAGAGCTAAAAAACCTGACTTATTTAAGGATGTATAGTGATGAAATAAGTGATATTTCAGTTTTGTCAGAGCTAAAAAATCTGACTTCTTTAAGTATTGATAGTAATGAAATAAGTGATATTTCAGTTTTGTCAGAGCTAAAAAACTTAACTACTTTACGTCTTAATAGTAATGAAATCAGTAATATTTCAGTTTTGTCAGAGCTAAAAAACTTAACTACTTTACGTCTTAATAGTAATGAAATCAGTAATATTTCAGTTTTATCAAAGCTAAAAAACTTGACTGATTTAAGTCTTAATGATAGTCAAATCAGTGATATATCTGTCTTATCAGATCTAAAAAACCTGACTGATTTAAGTTTTAATGATAGTCAAATCAGTGATATATCTGTTTTACCAGAGCTAAAAAACCTGACTAGGGTAATGTGTGCAAATGGTAATTTAAAGGATGGAGAGCAAATAGAAAATTTATTGAAAAAAATAAATTTATATGAATTAAAACTCTATGGTAATCCTATAAACTATCTGCCTAAAAATTTACTAGGAGAGTCTGAGTTCTCTAACTGCTTAGAAGACTTGCGTAACTATTATAATAATCAAGATTTTGTACCTAATAATGAAATTAAGGTAGTTTTATTAGGTAATGGAATGGTAGGCAAAAGTACGTTACTCAAGCGTTTGTTAAAGCCTAATGAAGACTGGGAGGAGGTTAAAATTAAATTGAGTAAGCGTACAGAAGGAATTGAGATAGAAGAAATACTTTTTCAATTAAACGATGATACGAACCTAAGGTTAAACATTTGGGATTTCGGAGGACAAGAGGTATATCACGGAACACATCGTCTGTTTTTAGATAAAGATGCTGTATATATTATTGTATGGGCATTAGAAACTGATGAACGAAAATATGAGATACGACAACCTTTACAGTATTGGTTAGACTATGTACAAGATTTATCCATAGATAGTCCTATTATTTTGGTCAATAGTCAATCTGATAAGAATAACGAAAATCACGAAGAACAAATTAGAGAGCAACAACAGATTAGTTGGAATGAAAAATACAAACACAATGTAGTAAATCATTACCTACCTATTTCTGCTTATAAGAATACAGGTTTTGAAGAATTAAAAGGAGCAATAAAGAAAGCTATTGATGGCAAACTTAAAGATAATGTTCAAGCAAAAATTCCTAAAAATTGGGCTTCGATTCGTCAAATACTAAGAGAACGCAGACATGAAAATGAAATAACACACAAAGACTATCTTTTAGTATGTAAAGAATATGAAGTTTCAAATTCAGAAGCTAATACTATATTGACTTTTCTGTACCGTACTGGTTTTTTATATTATCAAAAACAACTATCTCAAAATATTATTCTTAATCAAAAGTGGGCAATAGAAGGAATTTATGAAGTCTTAAAACCTAAGAGTATTGCTTATTTTGCAAAGGGTAAAGTTTCACTCTTATCATTAACAGACTTTTGGACAGATAAAGGATATTCTCAAAAAGAAATAGATACTTTCATTGGTTTTATGATTAGTTCTGAAATTTGTTTTTGTCAAGAACAAGAAAATTATAAAGAACTGAGTAATCCCACATTTATAGTTCCTCATTATCTTTCTACACCTGAATACACCTACACTGATTGGAGTGATTCTTCTAGCCTTCACTTAATTTATAAACCACAATTTTTTCACAAAGGAATTGCAGAACGTTTTTTGTCTCGTTTAGGACGTTTGAGTACCAAACAAGTCGTATGGAAAGATGGTATGCGTATGGAAAGTAGTCAGTTCTTAGGCAAAGCACTTGTAAAGTTTGACAGAGATAAAAAAGAAGTGTACATTCGCACGACAAGTCATAAATTATTGGATGCCATCATTAAGGAATTGGATAATATTTTAGATGAAAAAGTTCATACTACACCATCAGGAGATGTAACATTATTCTATTCTATTGATGGAAATGATTTTGTAAATAAAGATGATATTTTAAAATTATCCCGTTTAGGAGCATCTTTAGTAGATTCAAGAGAAGGAAATGAAATTGAAATATCATTACTAAAAAATAAATATAACTTTGATGTCAAAATTATTTTAATGAGTAATACAGGAATGGGTAAAAGCACAATAGTCGAGCATTTATTAAAATCTGATGAGAAATCAAAAAGTATTGAGAAAAAAATAGACCTCAAACTTGAAGAGATAGATAAAAAGCAAGAAGAAAGCACACTAAAGAAAGAAGCTGAAAATAAAATTAATCCTTCTCCTCCTCAAGATGATTCAGAAATAGGAAAGCAAAAGCAACTTATTGATAATCAAAACAATATTATTAGTAACATTGAAATTTGTATACTTCATGAACAAGAAGTAATGAAAAATAGAGATTCAAGTGCAATAGATATGAAAAGAGCAGAAGAAGAAATCGAACTATATGAAGAGCTATTAGATAAAGCCAAAACAAAACTTCAAACCTTAGAAGAAAAACTACCTTTTTTACAAAATACAAATTCTACCGAAATGGAAATGCAAAATACACCTTTAAAAATTTTCATCTCTTATTGTAGTAGAGACCGTGATTTGCGAGAAACATTTGTAGATTATCTAAAAATACAATTACCTAGCTGTACCAATAAATATGAAGTATGGACAGATGAAGGAATAAATGTAGGAGAAGATTGGGATAAGCAAATTCAAAATGCTCTTAAAGAATCTAAAATTGCTATTTTATTAATTAGTACAGCTTTTTTAGGCTCTAAATATTGTATAGTAGATGAGTTTGAAAAAATGCTAATAAAAAGGAGAGAAGAAGGGTACATTATTGTACCTGTGTTAATTAGAGAGTGTCGGGCTTTTAAAAATGAAGAGTTGAAAAAGATGCAATTTTTCAAAACCTATAAAAGTGAGTATGATGTTACTAATGTAAATGAAAGAAATGATTTTATGCCTCTTGAAGAATTGGTAGATATTGCTAATCCTAGTGAAAGGCTATTGAATAAATACTTTATGAAACTTACTGATAAACTTGATGAAGTTGTAAATAAGGTTTATGAATAA